In the genome of Thiorhodovibrio winogradskyi, the window TTGGTCGATCCCGGATTGTGCCGTCGTGGGGGCGGAAGCAATATCTCGAGGCCAAGGTATCCCACGGCCTTCAATCAAGGGTATCCGGAGAAGTCCTTGCCCGCGTATCGGGGGAACACCCATGTGCCTGTCGGGCAACTTACCCGAGTATCCGCTCTGTACGCTAGCGAACAGAGCATCCCCGTGCCGGGCGATATCCTGAGCCTGTCTCGAAAACCATCTCAGCGGAGAAAAACCATGCCTTTGATTACCTTGATCGTCACCCTTGCGGTGGTTGGCCTGATTCTTTGGGCAATCAATACCTATCTACCAATGGACGGCAAAATCAAGCAAATATTGAATATCGTCGTCCTCATTGTCGTCATTCTCTGGTTGCTGTCCGTTTTCGGCATTCTGCCTTCAATGTCGACCATGCGGATCGGCTAGTGAATCGACAGAGTTTGTTAACGATCGAGAAGCACGTCATCATGAATACAATCAGGATCGTCGCGATTGTCTTGATCATTTCCGGCGGATTGAGTCTGGCTTACGGCGGCTTCAGTTACAGCGGAAAGTAATGTGCGATGCCGTACCGACCAATATCGCCAATGCGTTTAGGGTATGAGATGAGCGATGGGAAACATCACTCAAAGCTCGGTCCGTCATCAATTCACCTGTTGGGAGAGTTTCATGAACAAAACGCAAGCTGAAGGCCACTACAAGCAAGCCAAGGGAAAGGTCAAGGAAGTCACCGGCAAGGTTCTTGGCAACGAGGAGCTGGAGATCAAAGGCAAGATTCAAA includes:
- a CDS encoding Thivi_2564 family membrane protein; translated protein: MPAYRGNTHVPVGQLTRVSALYASEQSIPVPGDILSLSRKPSQRRKTMPLITLIVTLAVVGLILWAINTYLPMDGKIKQILNIVVLIVVILWLLSVFGILPSMSTMRIG
- a CDS encoding CsbD family protein, producing the protein MNKTQAEGHYKQAKGKVKEVTGKVLGNEELEIKGKIQKKAGKVKAHVGEVAENVDQAIHDKR